The genomic interval tttaaaagccaaaatctGAAAGACAAAAGGACCGCTCCACACATATGTCACACATTCTAAGAAACCGGGGTTACATCTACACcgaagaaataacccagtttggcacggctttaactctgtctggctcaaggctatggaattctgggagttggagattGTTGTGGGCCTGGAGTGGAgcagagcttaaggaaggaaggccccataacaaactccaactcccagaattccacagccatagccagaaagagttaaagccatgccaaactgggttatttctccagtgtggatgcagctttcaaagatcaaatgggatctggtatAATTAAGATATTTAACCATtctaataaatacatattttgtcTGATTCACTGCATCATTTTGGAATTCATCACAAAGTTGTCAGAAatgctgtttgtttttaagtgcatacacacacactctctgacacataaacacacacacacacacacagagccacaaAATCTCCCCCTTTtcacctttgttttgttttgtttttggcagtcTAAAGAAGATAAAATGAATAAGACAGGGAAGAAAACCCCAAGAGCGCTAAGGAGCAGAGTGATGTGCGTTCCCCTTAAGTACCTGCTGTCCTTTTCAAAAACAATTATCGAGGTCCAGCGTCTCCTGGGGATTCCTCCTTTGGCAGAaagtgcaagggggggggggaaggaaggagaaaatattGCGACTTTGGGTACCCCACCCGGCAACACTTTCCCTGAACCGTAGCATAAGCATCCAGTTCACTGCAGCCAAACCAGCTGGGGCTTTTTCCTGCAATGATTTCAGGGGTTCTTTTCTGCTCCAGAAGGAAAACACTATCTGTCCCAAATGAAAATATGCTATGTAAGAATTGCACCAGAAGGATCTCAGATCCCCTGGGTCTTGCACTGAAAACCCAGCCACCAGTCCAAGATCTGGACAGAAAAAACTCAATTACCAGTCCAAGATTTGGACAGAAAAACCCAGTTACCAGTCCAAGATCTGAGCAGGAAAATCCAGCCACTGGTCCAAGATCCAGGCAAGAAAACCCAGCTACCAGTTCTAGACTCAAGCAGGAAAATCCAATCATCGGTCCAAgatctggtcaggaaaacccagTCACCGGTCCAAGACCCGGGCAAAGTCCTCTCGGATACCACCGTTGCCTTCGTTCTTGAGGTCAGCGAAGACCTGAGTGAAGTAGTGCGGGTCGGCGTTGATCCGGAGCATCTTGGCACTCATGGTGTTGATGATGCGAAGGCACCGGTTCCAGAAGGCGTCCTTGGAGGTCTCCACCAGGAAGGGCTTGAGCGGGTAGGAGATCTCGTTGCCCATGTAGGAGTAGGACAGGTAGAGGCAGGTGAGGAGGGCCGCTTGGAGCTCATGCTCTCCCCCAACGGTGTCCCCGTCAATCATCTCCCGGCACAGGAGGTAGACGAAGACCACGTTGGCAGGGGTGACAAAGGCCTGGTCCTGCCAGCCTTGCAGGAGCAGCGAGCGGTCCACGCTGCGCAGCCAAAGGATGGGCTCGGTGGGCGAGAGGTGCTTGAGGCGGTAGCAGCGGCGGCAAAGGAACTCACCTAGGCATTTCAGCAGCTCACTGGTGGAGGCCTGGACGATCACCCGGCGCGGGGACGAGGAGGAAGGGGTGCCCCCGATGCCACTGGGTTTGAGCGAGGAGACCGAGGTGGTGGAGATGCGCTTGGTGCTGAGGGGCACCAAGGACTGCTGCCCAGCCCCATCGAAGTTGGCCAGGTTGGCGCACGAGAGGGACTTCTTGACATTCTCATGGTTGAGGTGGGCCACGTCCTTGCCCCCATGGTGTGGgtggtagttgttgttgttgttatacgaCGGCCCTTTGCCAGCCCTGGAGCCTTTCTTCTTGGTGGAGGCCACCAGCCGCTTCCAAGTCAAGGCTGGGATGAAGATGGAGTGGCGCTTGAGGGCTTTGTCGGCCTTTGGGCCACCGCCACCGCCACTCCCGCCTTTGGCACTGGCCAGCCCTGGGTAATGGGCCAGAGAACTGGAGGAGCCATCGTCATAGAGGCTGGCTTTCCGGGTGCCAGGAGAAAGTGACAAGACGGTGCCCATGGTGGCAGCAGTAGTCAGGGAAAGGACAAGGGTCTGGAGTCCAGTTGGCAGTGTTGATGGCCAAGTCAAGGCAACCCAGGAGTGGCCCCCCAATCCCGCCACGTGGGTAGCAGGAGGCAAGTCACAACCGGGGCCAACGTCTCTCACGGCCCCACCATCTTGACAAGTGGAAGCCGCCTGGTAGGATACCGCAAACAGTGACCACCAGCTAAGGCCACCTGGCAAGCTTTGGCATGAGTCATCCAAGTGGTGCCTTGGACTGATCTCCGATTAGGGGGCAGAGATCAGGAATCAGTCACACGCCAACTGGGCAACTTTACACAGAGCCCCTTGTAGTGTCCGTCCAGCCAAAGGTTCTCCAGGGTGCCCACTCTCCCACTCCAATTCAGTCCGACCTCTCCTTGGGCCACCAGTGGCTTCACGTTGCCCCCAGGGCAATGGCCCCCTTAaagctctctgtctctctctggatgaggggaaacagtGGGTCAGGGCCAAAGGAGGACCCTGGGAGCCATGGGGGGCAAAGCCAAAAGCCACCAAGCCTGGCAATTGGGGGGTGCAGGATGGAGGATGATGGCGGTCCAGTGGTTGCTGCAGAATGTCCTCTTGGTGGAAAGGGGCAACTATGGGGGGCAAAGCAAGCCCCCACCCCTTGATGCTTTCCttggattctccttccttccttgcttgcttgagGGCTTTAATGCTCCTCTCCTGGGGGGGCTTTCCTTTCCATTGGTGTCTCCAAAAGAACAGACGCCTTGGGGGGAATCATCCTGCCCTCCTCACCACCTTCAGCCCCTCTTCTccggcttctcctcctcctcctctttttaaaaaatgctccccAAGAGCAAGGGATGCCCCCCTTCAATTTTCCTTCTTCGCCTTCTCTCTCTGATGCTGCTGATCCCTCTTCCAAGAGAAGAGCCGACCCTTTTTTCCCCAGTCTCTCTCCCCTTTGGCCCCCAGCAGGGCCTTTGGGGTCCAGGAAGGATGCTCCAGAACCCCAGGTGAGGCTGCtcccaggaagggggggggtggcTGTTGGTGGGATCAGCGCTTCCCTGGATTTGGGAGCGATCCCTAaatggagggggaaggaggagaaaaatgccccccccccaatataagcAAGATCCCAATGGCCTGGGTACCAAAATGCGGGGAGCTTCCCTCTTTAGGCAGCCGCGATGGAGATCCAAGAAAGGTtttcaattaaaattttaaaaagtcaatccGAAGTGGAAGGGGTCTATCTTGAAAGTGGGGTTTCGTCGTCGGTGGAGCAGGGCCCCCAGTCTGCTCCTCTCTGGCGGTGGCGCCTTGTGGTCCAGGGAGCATCTGATGGAGAGAGATGCAGCGAGGGATGCAGCGAtggaagcagcaggaggaggaggagcccagcACCAGCCAGGGACCAGCAGGCTCTCGCGCGCCCTCTGCTGCCCCACTGCCTGCACTGCAACCTCCCCCATAGACTTTatagcagacctgcacaacttggcagcagGTAGGGGTCAACATtaaaactagggctgcatccacactggagaaataatttggtttggcaccgctttaactgccctggctcaagactatggaattttgggagttccatagccttgagccagaaagagttaaattggtgccaaaccagattatttctgcagtgtggatgcagcctaggattaaACTTCTTCCAaccacagataggttttaattaaatgtgtattcattaataatttattattggaattcaaagatatagtcatgctagtctgcagaatcaatatgtagagagatcttgcagcacctttgagactagctggaagaaagaagttggcagcatgagctttcctaggcttcagtctacttcctcagatgcatttggtggagtggaaaccagggacagacatatttaggccattggtatgtgagaatgtcaatccacattcaaaatcttttgtgtatggaaatgaagtggcgggtccagttttaacaatggtcattagtGGACAAAGACATTGGAAACTGTTGACCTCATTGCGCAAATACCAGTCTCCTATGCCTTTCTGCACTAACAACCATCTTCCAGAAAGACAGTCTCCCAGTCAGCCCAGTCTCCTAGACTGTCCAGAAAGaacatggcagcctcccatccaaactcctaaccagggctgaccttgcatAGCTTCCAGGGCCAGATAGGTTCTGTTGGTTTTAAAGAAATCTCTACCGTGGTGCAATTATGTGTGGATATGTCTTCAGTTTGCCTGTGGACTCATACCAACCGCCTGAAtttcaagcctctgtttaaaaacctccaaaaaagagagactccaccaccctccaaagcagcagctttcactgttgaacagttctcgCCGTCAAAAAATTCTTCCTTATGCTTTTTGCCAGCAGCTTGAATTCATTGATCCacgtctttggctgcatctgcattgcaaaaataatccatttgactgccatggctcaatctattgaattctgagatctgtcatttgttttggcaccagatttctctgacagagaaggctagatgtctcacaaaactacacatcccagaattctatagcattgagccatggcagttaaagtggtgtcaagatgaattatttctgcagcgcataTGCAGCCTTAacctctggagcatcagaaaacaagcttgctccatcctcagtatgcctgctgttgttgtgtgccttcaagtcatttctcatgtatggcgaccctaaagtgaccctattatggcgtttcttggccagatttgttcagaggggggttgccattgccttccatacAGTTttctttcagagggggtttgccatcattttcccttgaggctgagagtgtgtgacttacccaagctcacccaatggatttcatggctgagtgaggaattaaaccctggcctccagagtcatagtccaacactcaaaccactatgccatgctggctctcatcctcaatatgacaccgtttcaaatatttaaacagggctatcatatcacctcttaaccttctcttctccaggctaaacatccccagctccctaagtctctcctcatagggcttcatggttttcaggcccttcaccattttgctggGCCTCATCTGGACACGCTTCTGCTTCtcaacatcctatttgaattgtggtgcccagaactggacacaatactctaaaagcataatagagtggcactattacttcccatgagacactatacttctattgatgcaggcttactttcaggaagttcctcctaatgttgaggtggaatctcttttcctgtacgtagtttgaatccattgagactgttctattctctggagcagcagaaaacaagcttgctccatcctcaatatgacacctctccaaatccttaaacagggctatcacatcacctcttaactgtctcttctccaggctaaacataccaagctccctaagtcattccaaataagacatggtttccagacccttcacgattttgatcgccctccttttgacacacttcagtttctcaacatcctttttgaattgtggtgcccagaactggacacagtgttattccagatgagaccttattattattattattattattattattattattattattattattaacctttatttataaagcgctgtaaatttacacagcgctgtacatacaatctttttaattggacggttccctgccctctggcttacagtctaaaaagacacgacacaaaaggagaagggagtggtggtggggaaggggcctctctagtaggataatacatataaaatacatagcaatataggaaatgattcaataaaacaggcaacaaaagaatatcaaatagcaagtgacaattatgcaatgcctgggaacgctgccctgaacaggatggtcttcaactccgttttgaagctggataaagaagtgatggctgttgctcgcgggggaagaaggttccaggcgtgAGGGGCAGCGaatgaaaaggggtgaatctgggatggggcagaggaaatcctaggctgggacagtagaccttgactaccagaacggagggccctagtgggaaggtgaggagaaagaaggtctgataagtaaggaggggccagtccatggagggctttgaacgtCAAccgcaggagcttgtactgaatgcggaaagggagggggagccagtgaagggatgccaaaacaggagagatgtggtcaaagcggtgggtggaagtgataatgcgtgcagctgaatgctggacagagattaaaggacggaggtgagaaagaggaagcccggccaggaggacgtt from Sceloporus undulatus isolate JIND9_A2432 ecotype Alabama chromosome 6, SceUnd_v1.1, whole genome shotgun sequence carries:
- the LOC121934362 gene encoding cyclin-dependent kinase 5 activator 1-like, producing the protein MGTVLSLSPGTRKASLYDDGSSSSLAHYPGLASAKGGSGGGGGPKADKALKRHSIFIPALTWKRLVASTKKKGSRAGKGPSYNNNNNYHPHHGGKDVAHLNHENVKKSLSCANLANFDGAGQQSLVPLSTKRISTTSVSSLKPSGIGGTPSSSSPRRVIVQASTSELLKCLGEFLCRRCYRLKHLSPTEPILWLRSVDRSLLLQGWQDQAFVTPANVVFVYLLCREMIDGDTVGGEHELQAALLTCLYLSYSYMGNEISYPLKPFLVETSKDAFWNRCLRIINTMSAKMLRINADPHYFTQVFADLKNEGNGGIREDFARVLDR